ctttctctctctcaaaaataaacattaaaaagaggaaagaaaaagaaagaaagaaagaaagaaagaaagaaagaaagaaagaaagaaagaaagaaacaagcagGCAAGTGTTACAAGGGCCCTTTCATTTCCCTCCTTTAATTTTTACCTGTGGAGGGCCTTCAACTGGAGCTTTGGCTTTTAAAGtggggtccctggaccagcagcctcAGCCTTACCTGGGAACTTGATTGAAGGATAAGCTCTGGACCCCACCCAGAGTTACTGAATTCCAAATGATGGGGGCagggctcagcaatctgtgtttccACGAGTCCTCCAAGGGAGGTGGCACCCAATAAAGTTTGAGCACCACTGAGCAGAGTACTAATCCAGTACTAATCCAGTCCTAATTAGTACTAATCCAGTCCTTCCTATACCCACTCTTTACTGTGACTTTAATTAGTGAGTCAAAGAGATATGCTCGCTTCAAGGGCTTCCACATTTTTGGAGGACTCCTTTTTTTATCCAGAACCAATCTGCTCACAGGACACATGTATTCCAACTTGCTCATAcaggaaaaaatttaagaaaatcaggCTCTCTCCTGTGATGGGAGGCAGGGGGTGCTCAGCACAACTTGTGATGAGGAATAAGTCTATCTAATTTAGTGATGTGTGATTGGCAAGCCAATTAGGCTGCAGATCTAAAGCTGATGGTTTGatcatctgtctctgtcttgaTTATCAATTGGTTCCAAACataggagagggaaatggggtGTTATTTATTGGACATTTGTAGCTTCAACAATGGGCTGTAGTGAAAAGTGGGCAGGATGTAGGTTCAGATTGCATTCAGTAGAGAGACCTGGCTGAGAGAATAACAGGACAGAATAACCAGAGGAAatcctagatttttttaagtaaaaaaaattgacCTCTCATATTACAGATAAATAAGCAGAGTATTGAGGGCACTGAgcagcttgctcaaggtcacatgctAGGCTAGTGGTAGAAACAAGACCAGAACCCAGGATACCTGGGCCTCAGCTCTGCACTTTCTGAGCAGGTGGACCAAAGCAGACAATAGTACAGAAATTTAAAGTCCAAGAATACAGATATTGCCAAGTAGATGAACCAACACCATGGATTTTCAGCATATGTAGTGGGTTCACAGCCAGAATCCTTTCTTCTCAGAGGAAAGCTCTGGCTCCAATCCACCTGTGTGTGTTCTgttgcccaccccccctcccttcaCAGCAAGGCTCAAGCTAACAGCCTGTTCAGTGTGTTCTGAATACTGCTTCATTTTTCTGGGCTTTTCCTAGTGTTGTTCTCTGTGTCTACAATCTCTCCCTGCTGCCCACATGTAGCAAAATCCTATCTTTTCTTGGAGAGAGCCAATTTAAATGCCATTCCTCTACAAAGTCTTCTGATTTCACCAATCAAACCTCACCACTGTGCCAGCCACAAAAGATCAACCTCCACTCTGAATTCCCAAGGCACTTTATTTGTATATTACTTATGATACCACACTCTTTTGTGTTACAGAAATATggcactagaatataagctcctgtactagaatataagctccttaAGGGCACAGttcatatttcatctttttatttcatctttttctctttcttattgaaGAATAGTTAAGATACGGTGTCATTATATTACTCTAGGTGTACTATATAATGATCCAACACTTCCACACATTTCTCAGGAGCATCAagataagtgcactcttaattccctttatatATTTCACCCATTTTCCTACCCACCTCcactttggcaaccaccagtttgttcatTGTGTTTAAGagtcttggattttttttatttgcttgtctctcttttttgtctgtttgtttgttttatatcttaaattccatatgaaaGTTAAATCATATGTCTTTCTCAGACTAACATTTCACTTACACTTATATACTGTatgtccattcatgttgttacaaatggcaagatttcatgtttttttatggctaagtagtaTCCTGTTGTTTGTatttgtacatatacatacatgcacacacagacacacacacacacacacaagccaatTTTAAACTGGGCAgaagaattaaatagaaatttttggaaagaagacaaacagatggccaacagacatatgaaaatatgctcagcatcactaatcatcagggaaatgtaaattaaaactacaatgaaatatcactttatacctgtcagaatggctaaaatcaaaacacaaatgaaaagtgttggaggggcgcctgggtggcgcagtcggttaagcgtctgacttcagccaggtcatgatctcgcggtccatgagttcgagccccgcgtcaggctctgggctgatggctcagagcctggagcctgtttccgattctgtgtctccctctctctctgcccctcccccgttcatgctctgtctctctctgtccaaaaaataaataaacgttgaaaaaaaaatttaataaaaaaaaaataaataaataaataaaaaaaagaaaagtgttggagaggaagtggagaaaaaggaacacttgtacactgttattgggaacgtaaattggtgcagccactgtggaaaagagtattgaagttcctcaaaaaagtaaaatagaactaccataaatACACTATTTCAACAACTGAATATTtatccaaggaaaacaaaaacaccttttctagtttattttaataatattttctaaagcCGGTAAGCAATTATGGATGCAACTGATAatgaaacaagtaaaaaaaaaaaaaaaaaaggaaggaaatgtaaaGACATATTATTTGCTCCACAATAAATACACGACTCTATTCATGTTCCCCCAAACAACATGCCATGGGAGGCCTAGCTTTCCATGTGCCCAAAAGTATTCACCATTATTGTGCAGTGGACTGGACTGCATTCAGGCGTGATGATGTCAAAACAAATATGTACTGCATTCCTGAGTACAAGTTCTACAGTTTAGCGCTAACTTAAGTGGGATTCAGCAACCAGGCTGTATTGGATCCCATAGCTAAAGTAGATAGTAAACCCAATCAGCATCCAGAAACCAATTGGGGCCCAGGTGCCAGCTGTCATCCGCATCATAAGGTAAACATTCACAAAGACACTCAGtagtgggaggagaggcagagcagggacctTAAAGGGAAGGGGACTGGAGCTCTGCGGCTGTCTCCAGATGACCCCAGTGATCCCAGTGATGAGCACCAGGAGCAGCACAACCAATGAAATCCACACTGCAGTTCCAGAATGCAGAACTGGCCACTGGGCCAGCACCAGGCAAAGAAGAGTAAGCAGCAGAGCAAGCAGTGAGGAGCAAACATAGACAACCCGGCCAGAGAGTGGAGTGGGGGTGGAACTGCCTGGAAAAAGTAGTCCCTGTAGAGTCAGCTTCTCTTCTGCAGGTCCACTCTCATCCTGCACGTCTGCttcatttccccctttcttcACCTCAGGCTGATACCTGAGGATGAGAACACAAAAAGCCACCAGGGAGTAAGCTAGCCGTGTCCCAATTGACATGAAGTCCAGAAGATCAGTGAGTCCAAAGAAGAATGCCATGATTGCTGCGATAATGCCAAAGATCACAGTGGCCATTATGGGGATGTATGTGCCAGTTTGGATCCTGGCAAGGACAGAGAACAGGAGGCCATCCTTTGCCATCGTGTATATCAGCTGACGTATAGGGAACATATAGCCCAAGAGGCTGGCAGAAAGACTACAGAAAAATCCAAAAGCTATAACATAGTAGGCAGGGGCCCAGCCAATATGGTGAAATACCTCAGGCAAGGGGGTCCCAGGTTGAAGCTGATAGTAAGGAACCATAAGTGTAAGTGCTGAAGAGACACCAAAATACATCAAAGTGCTgatgaacagtgaaatcacaaTGCCCATAGGGATGGAATGCTGGGGGTTCTGGGCTTCTTCAACTCTGGTAACAATGTTGTCAAAACCTATAAATGAATACAGACAGGTAGCTGCTCCATGGAGAATCCCATTGAGGCCAAAAGGCACAAATCCTCCAGTGCCCAGAGGCCCCAAGCTTGAGGTGTCATTGAGTCCAGCCTTTACGTAGTCCTCTTCTGTGAGCTTCCAGTTGTGCAGGTCCCCCTTAATGAAACCAGAGATGATGACAAAACTGAGAACTAAAAGGCTCACCAATGTGACTACTTTGGTAAACAGTCCTGACTCTCTAGCCCTCAGAGTCAGCAATCCGATGAGCAACAACACAAGGGCCACAACACAGAAGCCTAGAATTTCTGCAAGGACCTGGGGAACATGCAGTAAGATGTTTTCATGCAGGGTCTGAGAGATCTGGTTCCCAAACAGGTTGTCAAAAGCTAAGCTCCAGGCAAAGaccacaatggctgtaccagcAACATAGGAAAAGATGAGGTTCCAGCCAGTGATGAAAGCCCAGAGTTCACCTATAGTGACATAGCTGTAGAGATATGCAGAGCCAGAATGGGGAACACGGGCACCAAACTCTGCATAGCACAGCCCCGTCAGCACAGAAGTTAGGCCGGCCACCAAAAAGCAGATCACAATGGATGGTCCGGCTTTATCTCTAGCCACTTCACCAGCTATGACATATATAACTGCACCCACTGTTGAGCATACACCCAGGGCCACTAAATCCAAAGTGTTCAGTCTTCTGCATGGGACATCCTCGGTCACCAAATGTTCCAGCTGACGTCTGCGTAGCAGCTTTTGACCAAATCTGAAAAGTGCCTAACCCAGCATTGTAGCTGGAGTTGAAGATTCTAGGATCAGAGAGCTGCAGAAAGTGTGGAGAGCCGAGAGTCTGGAGCTGGGTTCACTGAGTCTCAGTTAAGCCAAGTTGGGTTGTCACTGCTGAGTTCTATTGCTCAGGCTTGAAAGCTGATGCTTCATATTTCATCTTATATGTGCTATTCTTCCATAATGCCTAAGTAAacaataagtatttactgaacaatGGTGTTCAACCAACGCTTAGAAGTATCAGGTTACCTGTTGTAGCCCAATATCACAGAAACTGACACTAAAGGACATCACAGAAAAACGAACCTTGCTTTCCCCTAGAAAAGTGCCAAGTACTTCCCAACATTCTGCTTTTAATGAACtacatgatatatttaaatttggGTACATCTCATGTAGCTTCATGTACTAATTAAGCTATAAGACACAAGATGGCATGAATTTATTGTGCAACAATTCACATGTGAGATGTTTGGGCCATGCTTGAGCATGAATTATGGCACATTAATTCATTGACTAGAGGGCCTGATTGCAATTACAgaactatattttcaaatatcacctgagtttaaattacaaatattggccccccagtattttttttgatggttttatttttgagacaaaaaaaaagcaccaaatgcaaaggggcagagagagagggagacaggaacttagtaggctctgcgctgacagcagagagcctgatgcggggcttgaactcacaagccatgagattataacttgagctgaagtctgacgcttagcctactgagccatccaggtgccccattggtCTCCCAGTCTTAAAATCTTTAGCCCCAAAATCAgctagccaaagtcagatgtcactttgtcccccttcctcctcacTCTGCATCTTCCATTTAACTGCAGTGATGACAAAGGATGTATAGTCCAAACCCTTCCCTTTACCCACCTAGGCCCACAGGGTGTtgtgagaagagaggaagagggagaaaggggcaaGACCTTTATAACTACTTCCAAAAAGGAGAGGAGCAGGCTGTTTAGTAAGGAAACATTGGAGAGATAGGTGCAGTAGCCAACCAACAATCCATTTCtaagaagggagaagagataTAAAGGTGCTTTTATGAAGCAACCAGGCAAAATGTACTACAATTTTTACATCCATAGTTATGAGAGTATGAtgggtaggaaggaaagaaataagtcACTTAGCTCAGAAGCTCACAACCtaaacattttcttctgtctcttccctctttGGATTCTAGTAAAGAAGATGAGCTCATTTCTGCAGGAACTCTGCTCACTGGTCACACTATGCTCTATAAACATCCTGCACCATCTGTGATGTCAGCTGCCAGCAGCCTGGAGAATCTACCCTGCTCTGTGAGCTTATATTAAATCACTCACTTGTAACTCCTATTAGTTTTTCATAAGTAGTTATTTTTAACTCATTCAACCAGGCTTTCAATATGccaaatatgttttcttaatgAAGGAATTTGCATGAggttccctctcctcccctgctgctATTCAAATGGGCCCCTCCCCAATGGGAAGCAAGACTTTGAATGAAAAATTCATAGCAAAACCCTGGAAATGAATGGTGGAGAACAGATAAAGCAAAGTCATGCagcccccactctcctccctaCTCAGACTTGGTTTGGGAGAATTTTAGGAAATGTCAGAGGTTTCTAAAGATagaaaaatcaagtcaaaatTGAAAAGTCTTCTCTACAGATTATCAAAAGGAACTCTTGGGTTATGGATCAGACCTTCCGTGTACAAATCCATCTACACTCCTTATTTGCCACCACCAGTTCCAATTTTATGATTTACTAACAAGTACATGAGATAGATAAGGGGGGGTGGTCACTTCTTAATTCATGGAACTTTTCTACACTGTGAATGTGATTGACatgtcccccacccacccccaggctTCAAATCCTTCAGTGATTCCCACTGATCTTCCTTCCTAGTCCTCCTTCCTTCATCATCTGACCTGTGATTATTCCTTCAACTTCATCCCCTGCCCAGTTCCTGCTCTAGTGGTGATTTCTACACTCACCATGTTCCCTTGTCTCTAACGCCCTCTTGGCCCCTTCACATACTAACCTCAGCTTCTTTTTCAGCTCCCAGCTCAGAAGTTATTTCCCCAGGGAGCCTCCCCTAACTGTTATGCTACCCTCCATATGTGCTCTCATAGCACCCAGGCTTCCCCCATGTGCCATTGATCCTAATGAATCAAAATTCCAGGTCAGCTTCCTGTCTCCTCAATTAGGCTGTGAgttgggtgctcaataaatatttgttgaacaaatacaCAAACTGAGAAAAGAAACCTGAAAGAGCACATAATCCAGAATTCCTATCTACTTGACTTTGAGATACATACTTTGTAGCCAAGCAACATTTATAAACCTGGTTcaggtaaaaatataaatggtattaCTTTCCTTGTAGAATGCAAGCAAAATGAAAAGTATGAAAGGAAAACCAACTGTGATAAAACCTTGACTGTACATCATTCATGGCAGGTATAAGGCACATGGGATGATAAAGAATCGTTTGCCTTTGAGGACACTTGTTTAAAAAAGATCAGGTTGCCTTGAGTTCTACACAGCCAACCACCAACACTCAATTAGAGAATTCTTACTTTTTGGAAGGCATCACACCCAGGCCCTATAATCTAGGTGGGATATCCTAAGGCAGAGGTTCTCACTTCAGGGAACAGAGGGAGGCATAATGAAGATACCTGCGCACATTTTCAAATATCCTCTCCCTCTGGAGATTCTTGTCCAACTAGCTCCATAGCTCCATACTTCCCATGACTGCTCTAAACTACCCAACTGATAAGAAATTGTCCTCAATTTCAAAGGGAAGAGATTCTAAGAGCTTTCTTTTCACAATAAGCAAGCACATTTTGGTAGTTAGAAGTAAAGGCTCTGCAGGTAGATGGTTCAGGTTCAAATCACAACTCTACCACATACTGGGTGACTCTGGACAAATTTGTTCAGCCCTCAGAACTTTAGTTTCCATGAGTCAAAAGGGAACAAAAGTaatacttcatagggttgttgtgtgAAGTGAAACAATACCTGTAAAGTAGTACTTAGCTCAGTTTCTAACAAacaatatatacttaatatactcTACCTGTTTAATATTAAAATCTGACCCAAGTGCCCAAACTTTAAAATCAATTAGTCTTTATAAATGTCTAACCTTGAAATCATCCACTAAAACTCAAGTCTGTTAGCTGGTCCTCCTGAGACAATGAAAACAGTTTTATTCCATATACTTTGCCTTGAAACTTAATTAGACACTGGCATAGATGTTAGTGCTAAACACATGGGGGTCGTAGGCTTACTGAATTAGATCAAAAAGATCTAATCAAAAGATGCAAAGTTCAaatacaatgataataataagtattattacataattataataattgtgATATAgaatattataacatatattatgataattataatatatttatataatataattattataattaatattataacaATATCTTTGTCTACAGATGCTTCATATTATTTCTGGAAGAGACAGTGCTGGGTGCTATAGTGGCAAGAACAAGGAACATTATGTCAGAAATTTTGGATTTCAGCCCTGGCTCTTCTTCTTGTCTATATAAACCAGGGTGATTTGTCTAATCTCTTTAAGCTTCAGTTCCAGGAACCTTACTTGACCTCCCTTACTGGATCAACATGGGAATCTGATGAGAAAATATAAACTATCATTCACTGTTGGTAGGAGTGTAACTGGGCCCACCATCCTGAAGTACAACCTGAAGTACAACCTTGGAATTAAAAATGCACACATCCTCCCACCCCACAATCCCTCTCTGAGGTAGCACTTAAAGGAAACTCCCAAGTTCATAAGGAGACCCACATGAGCACATTCATCACAGGACTATTTGTGGTAGCTGGAAGTTGGAAGCTATGCAAGAGTCTGTTACTAGAGGAATATGTAAGTAAAATGTGTCCTATATgcataattaaatattatacagCAGGTCAGAGAAATAAGCAAATTTACAGACAGCAACTTGGGTAGATCTCAGAAACAATGTTAGGTAGGAAAAGTAAAAGGGGAATGAGGTGTAAGGCACAATGCCatttatgtacattaaaaaaaaaaaaaacagccatgggcttcctgggtgtctcagtaggttaagtatatGACTCCTGATTTttgttccggtcatgatctcacgattcttgggtttgaaccccaagtcaggctccgcactgacaacgtggagcctgcttgggattttttatttccctctctctctctctgcccctcttgcactTGCTCTgtatctatctcaaaaataaataaaatgaaacaaaacaaacaaacaaaaacagcccaAAAAATATTGTATGTTGGTCAAGGATACACATATATCTGTTAAAAATGTCACATAATTCTTGTGCTCAAAACCTTCCACTGTTTCCCTTTTTATTCAGAGTAGAAGCCAATATCTGCATTTACAATGGCCTACAAAATCCTCCAGTATTTGTCACTGGaggattctgttttctcttctcccacTCATATTCTCCTCTCCCACTCAGCTACCTCTCagtattctgtttctctcttctcccactcaTTTTTTCTGTAGCCACTAGCCTCCTAATATACCAGGCAGGCCCTAACTCACACCCTTGGTACTTGATGTCCCCTATAACTGTACCACTTCTAACCTAGATATTTGGATAGTTGCTCCCTTAACTGCATTTTGTGAAAAAGTACATTTGTAGCACAACCTTCATTAGTCACTCCACTCCTAGCCACCCACAACATACCTTATTCACCATGctttttttccatagcacttaaTATTTGAGGTactatatgttttacttattcatttgttcatgatttatttcactccaaaagaaagtaAGTTCTATTAAAgcaggactttttcttttctcctggctGTATTCCCTGTACCTACAGCTGTGTCTGACATATAGTTGGCACTGTGTAGTTGTTGAGTGGATGAATGCATCTAAATACACATATAGACCATGGATTGAAAGAGTATTTGCTAAATACACTAAAGCAAGTGCCTCCAGTGAGGAGGAGAAATAAGAATAGAGATAAGAATGAAAGGGGGAAAAGTGCATTTATATAGGGCCTAACAGGAAGTGATGGTGCTAACAGTCCACGACTGAGGGAGGGTGGACTCCACTCTGTACTTCAGGTTCAACAAAGGAATTGCATGAGGTGATGTTGTGAGAGGACCCAGTTCATTGCTTAATAAATGGCAGGAACTCAGTAGATTTAAATTGAAGGAACTGGAATCATGTAATTGCCAGGACTTGgagaatacagagaagaaatacCTACTAGAAAGAGGGTGGAGAACAAGGAACGATGGGACACCCTTCCTACCAGTTCCCTCTGAACCCATTTCCTTTTCCCcaattcctctttctcctccagcTCCTTTAATTGTTTCTGGATGCTTGTACCACATTTCTCCGTCTGGGGAACTGTCTCCAGCCACCTACCTCCCAACAAAGACACAACAGTGAttcttaacatttgttgaatCACACACCCTTCTGAGGTTGACCACCTCAAAAAAATGTTCTACACTCTCCAGAGGTCTATCCATGGACCATGAGCCAGAATCCCAGAGGAGGACCATCTGAATGGCAGGGTGAGAGAGGGGTAAGGCTTTTGATCATTTGTTTCCCTCAACTATGTTGTGCAGGGTGGTCTTTGTGCTCTTCCCACTTTTACTGAAGATGAGGGAAAGAGGGCTACAATAAAGTATGTAAATACTGGAGAAGCATCCCAAAGAACAAAACATCTgggaactaaataaaaatattttatgattccaacAGAAGCAGACAGAACAAGAGATGAACAAGCAAACTTACAGAAGGGAAAGCAAATCCATGACTGGGAATCCTGAGAAAGCCTACCACAAATCCAGTTTATAACAACAGAGAAACATCAGCCTCAAATACCATGATCAGAAATGCTCTTTCTCCGTGCAATAATCTGTGATTATTCCAATAGCTTATATTCAGTCCAGACTCTCTGACCCAGCTGTCAGAGCCCCACATTAATTCTCCTCCTACCTTCAGGTCCATCACCTCCTTCCTAACTCAGCTCCTCACATCCTTGTTTACTGTTCCTGTAATGAGCCTTTGGCCTAGGTAAGTTACCTGCCttgccccccccgcccctccagggATGCCCTCCTCAGTCCTGTCTAGTTATGACAGGACTATCCCTTCTCAACCTCATCTTACATTTCCCCCATTCCATGTCTAAAATGACTTTCCTAAACTGATTCCTGTCTTGAACTATCCTCCCCTTCCTGCCAGCACTTACAGCCCAACCTGATGCTCAGTTGAAACTAACTTTCCCTTTCTGCATGTTAGTGTCCTGGGTGTGTTGTTTAAATTCCTTTATTGCCTAAAAGTTTTCAGCGGGCAGGACCAGGATCCATATACCTCCTCTTCTGAATTCCATACTTCCAGCCCCAATATTCACTACACAGGACTAGGATTTGCTCATAATTTTAGGAAACAACCATACAAGGCACttaggacagaaaaaaatgagtatataGATGTATTCATTGACTAGCATATCTTGAGATTCCTATAAGTaggatttttgagagaaagagaaagagagattgaaaaGGGCAAACCCAGGTGGAAACAGATTATAATATGCAttatcataaacattaaaaaattttaaaaaggaactgcTGGATGCctcagtccgttaaacgtctgacttcaactcaggtcatggtcttacagtttgTTCGTTTtgagtctcacattgggctctgtgctcacagctcagagcctgaagcctgcttcagaatctgtgtctccttctctctctgcccctcctctgcttgcattctctctctctctcaaaaataaataaacattaaaaaattttttaaaaagaatatgcacCATAATTTATTTCAAGAGCAATTCCTAATGAGGGCCCTGGGTCTGTgaatctcagtttattttttttttaattttttaaaaatgtttatttattttggggacagagagagacagagcatgaatgggggaggggcagagagagagggagacacagaatcggaagcaggctccaggctctgagccatcagcccagagcctgacgcggggctcgaactcacggaccgcgagttcgtgacctgagctgaagtcggacacttaaccgactgagccacccaggcgtccctgtgaATCTCAGTTTAATTAGGAAACTGTCTCTCCCAAAGGTGGTGCTTCCTTAGGGGGGGTGCTTAAAGAATTGCAGAGAGGGACCAGAGGACATGAAGCCAGGTTGTATGAAATAATACCCCAggcttcccctttcctccctctcctccctgggtTTCTCTCAGTATCTAAGCAACTTCCAAACTCCAAAACAAAAGTTCAATCCCATGTCCCCAAGAAGAACCACTGTCAAATCCAA
The genomic region above belongs to Prionailurus bengalensis isolate Pbe53 chromosome B4, Fcat_Pben_1.1_paternal_pri, whole genome shotgun sequence and contains:
- the LOC122473074 gene encoding cationic amino acid transporter 3-like, encoding MGIVISLFISTLMYFGVSSALTLMVPYYQLQPGTPLPEVFHHIGWAPAYYVIAFGFFCSLSASLLGYMFPIRQLIYTMAKDGLLFSVLARIQTGTYIPIMATVIFGIIAAIMAFFFGLTDLLDFMSIGTRLAYSLVAFCVLILRYQPEVKKGGNEADVQDESGPAEEKLTLQGLLFPGSSTPTPLSGRVVYVCSSLLALLLTLLCLVLAQWPVLHSGTAVWISLVVLLLVLITGITGVIWRQPQSSSPLPFKVPALPLLPLLSVFVNVYLMMRMTAGTWAPIGFWMLIGFTIYFSYGIQYSLVAESHLS